In Porites lutea chromosome 7, jaPorLute2.1, whole genome shotgun sequence, a single window of DNA contains:
- the LOC140944194 gene encoding tauropine dehydrogenase-like, producing the protein MADEGENETCDQTRQNPRQEKKNEQSSDPKEPKQPVQSESPPHQDVENAEKCTPSNNGKKPSSNTAKKIAAVAAVGVAATAVGALAAPVIAGAALGAAGFTSAGVAAGSVAAGVQSAVYGGSVAAGSLFALCQSAGATGVIGSAATAFIGGGTGLAGFAGTLGSFKLFGRKSDTIKLVICGSGDGAHVFAGIASSRKDTDVRILALHENEAKRWNTALQQKKLEVTFRCEGEKTSSIVSKPALVTNNPEDAMRDAQMVIFMMYASGCHQVYLEVLAPHVKPGTIIVSLSGYPEFELQVHRVLVEVARQCTIMKFKSLPWTCHITEFGVKCEVTRTMKTLHGIVKRGNVAPKRDPVCNLQYLLGSLPVLRVKRI; encoded by the exons GAAAAGAAGAACGAGCAATCAAGTGATCCAAAGGAGCCGAAGCAACCGGTGCAATCGGAATCACCACCACATCAGGATGTTGAGAATGCAGAAAAGTGCACTCCATCGAACAATG GAAAAAAGCCTTCATCTAACACAGCCAAGAAGATTGCAGCTGTTGCAGCTGTAGGCGTGGCTGCTACTGCTGTGGGGGCACTAGCTGCTCCAGTGATTGCTGGTGCTGCTTTGGGTGCGGCTGGATTCACTTCCGCTGGAGTGGCTGCTGGTTCTGTCGCAGCAGGAGTGCAGTCAGCTGTTTATGGTGGATCTGTGGCTGCCGGAAGTCTGTTTGCTCTTTGTCAAAGTGCAGGTGCCACCGGAGTTATTGGCTCCGCGGCGACTGCTTTCATTGGTGGAGGTACTGGATTGGCTGGCTTTGCTGGAACACTGGGGAGCTTCAAACTATTT GGAAGGAAATCAGACACCATAAAATTGGTGATTTGTGGAAGCGGAGATGGAGCACACGTGTTTGCTGGTATTGCATCTTCTCGAAAAGACACTGACGTTCGAATTCTTGCTTTGCATGAAAATGAAGCAAAGCGCTGGAATACTGCACTGCAGCAAAAGAAACTTGAGGTTACATTTCGTTGTGAAGGTGAAAAAACCTCCAGTATTGTATCCAAACCAGCTCTGGTGACAAACAACCCAGAAGATGCTATGCGAGATGCTCAGATGGTAATATTTATGATGTATGCGTCAGGCTGTCATCAAGTTTATTTAGAGGTTTTAGCACCCCACGTTAAACCTGGCACCATTATAGTTAGTTTATCAGGGTACCCAGAGTTTGAGCTCCAAGTTCATCGCGTGCTGGTGGAGGTAGCACGGCAATGCACCATCATGAAATTTAAGTCACTTCCTTGGACGTGTCATATCACTGAATTTGGAGTTAAATGTGAGGTAACTCGTACCATGAAGACACTGCACGGGATCGTCAAG AGAGGAAACGTTGCTCCAAAGAGAGACCCAGTTTGCAACTTGCAGTATCTCCTAGGATCCCTCCCTGTACTGAGAGTAAAGAGGATCTAA
- the LOC140942779 gene encoding tauropine dehydrogenase-like has translation MADEGKDETCDQTRQNPRQEGRPGQSSDPKNPKKPEEQHELEFMIITLELLPHQNGNAENGTSSGNGPRQTPPSNTTNKVLSTAAVGVAATVVGVLAAPVVAGAALGAVGFTSAGIAAGSIAAGVQSAVYGGSVAAGSLFALCQSAAATGVIGSAATAAIGGATGLAGIAATLGRRSHTIKLVICGGGVGTQVFSGIAFSQKDTEVRVLSLNEDDANRWKTALQRKQLEVILRCKGEETSRIVSKPALVSKKTEDLMGDAEMVVFMMQPSYLKYYLEALATHVKPGTIIVGLPGNREFHSQVRHALGRKAQQCTIMNFESLPWTCRTTECGVKYEVTRIIDTLPGKIKRGDVAPKEDPVSTLQYLLGPLPKLAVRSIC, from the exons ATGGCTGACGAAGGCAAGGACGAAACTTGCGATCAGACCAGGCAAAATCCCCGGCAA GAAGGGAGGCCGGGGCAATCAAGTGATCCAAAGAACCCTAAGAAACCGGAGGAACAACATGAGCTGGAATTCATGATCATTACCCTGGAATTGCTGCCTCACCAGAATGGAAATGCAGAAAATGGCACTTCATCGGGCAATG GCCCACGACAAACGCCTCCTTCAAACACAACCAATAAGGTTTTATCTACTGCAGCTGTGGGGGTGGCTGCTACTGTTGTAGGTGTACTTGCCGCTCCAGTGGTTGCTGGCGCTGCTTTAGGTGCGGTTGGATTCACTTCCGCTGGAATAGCTGCTGGCTCTATCGCAGCAGGTGTACAGTCAGCTGTTTATGGTGGATCTGTGGCTGCCGGAAGTCTGTTTGCTCTTTGTCAGAGTGCAGCTGCCACCGGAGTTATTGGTTCAGCGGCGACAGCTGCCATTGGTGGTGCTACTGGATTGGCTGGGATTGCTGCAACTCTA GGAAGGAGGTCCCACACCATAAAGTTGGTGATTTGTGGAGGCGGAGTTGGAACACAAGTGTTTTCTGGTATTGCATTTTCTCAAAAAGACACTGAAGTTCGAGTTCTTAGTTTGAATGAAGATGATGCAAATCGCtggaaaactgcactgcagcGAAAGCAACTTGAGGTTATACTTCGCTGTAAAGGGGAGGAAACCTCTCGTATTGTATCCAAACCAGCTCTAgtttcaaagaaaacagaagACTTAATGGGGGATGCTGAGATGGTGGTATTTATGATGCAGCCGTCCTATCTTAAATATTATTTAGAGGCTTTAGCAACTCACGTTAAACCTGGCACCATTATAGTTGGCTTACCGGGGAACCGTGAGTTTCACTCTCAAGTTCGTCACGCGCTCGGGAGGAAAGCGCAGCAATGCACCATCATGAATTTTGAGTCATTACCTTGGACGTGTCGTACTACTGAATGTGGAGTTAAATATGAGGTGACTCGTATCATCGACACACTGCCGGGGAAAATCAAG